AACCCATGTATTACCGATGAATAAAGCATAAgactgcccatatacactgtggCCATTCTGCAGTATCTGCACATGGATTATTGCTAATTTCCGGGCTGCTCATAGACTTGCTGTTGTTTAAAATGGCAAGTAAAGATGCAGCCTGGCAAACAGCAGTAACCGCATGCAATAACTACTAATCAGTGGCAGTACTTTTTATCTACAAATCGCTGTTGGTGGCATGATGTTTTGATATCCTATGCTTTTTTGCAGGTACGTCTACAGACACAAGCAAGATACCGTGGAGTTCTAGACTGTATAGTGAAGACCTATAAGAAAGAAACAGTGAGTGCTTATTGTCCTATGTTGCATCTTGCTATTAAAGCGATCAAAAACTAGTTAATATTATTAAAACaaggaaaatataaaaattcAGCTACATAACAATTTTTGGCAATTTCTTAACAACACAACCTCAGAAAGTCAATTTTATTTGTTAAAACATTTTGGGCTAAAGAGGTAGTTCACaatttttttaccaagtaaagccgcctgcagaggggcggaaattccacggcgggatttccgccactggaagcctgcataggattgagttaacaaacgcaattagagatgagcgaacgtactcgtttcgagtacttacgcacccgagtaccgccattttcgagtacttcagtactcgggtgaaaagattcggggggcgccggggggcgccgggggggcggggagaggcgtggcggtgcggggggtagcagcggggaacaggggggagccctctctctctccctctccccccactccccactgctaccccccgtgccgccacggcgccccccgaattttttcacccgagtacggaagtactcggaaatcgcggtattcgggcgaaaaaggggcgtggccgagcatgttcgctcatctctaaacgcaatcctatgcagacggccgtggtttggccacaCAAAACCTCACGcgacaaacaaaccgcggcatgttctatttctgtgcggggctctgcgagccccgcacagaaacgtcactcacccgacgccagctccggtctgcgcatgcaagtGGAAGTGCAGAGGACCATAGGATTCCTTGATGGGTCCATGTTTTTTATGCATTTCTTACCAAGAATCCATTTCTTTTATAGGAAAGCAAGTCATAAAAAAAACTTCAGAAAACCAAAaacagtattttttttctgatttctCTTGTTTTTACTCTCTTAGATTTGGGGATTCTTTAAAGGAATGAGTTTTCCCGTTTGCAGTGTGGCCATCAGCAATTCCTTAATGTTCGGGTCTTATAGTAACGCATTACTTTACATAACTGGCGCAGAAAGTAAAGACTGGAAAAAGAGACCACAAAATTATCAGATTTTTCTAGCTGGTTGCTGTGGTGGAGTGGTGCAGGTAAGTTTTGCGTGTCTATTCTGCATAATTTGCAAATTCTTGTAATTATTTTTAGTATCTTAAAATCCTGTTTCTCATTAGATTGCGCCCATTAAATTCGCATGTAGTGTCaaatgcattttaaaaagtcattccTACCTAGTATACGGCTCTTCGGCGAGCCATTGctaagtaaggcccaatgtccatgggcagattttaaTTACAAAAACTGCGCGTGTCTCCCGCGTGGGAGACCTGCACCTCTAGCCGCCCATTGGGATGAATTAGCATCTGCAAGGCAATTTAAAGCacacggatgtgatttttttccggcATGCGGATCGCACAGAGGAGATCCGGGCTggagctggacaggtaagaaaatctttttttctccccatatctgcgggcacggctggattccacagcattggattccgtacgtgcaagtggacatgacgCCTAAAACTGACACTCCTAGTCTGGCTGAGAGGAATTCTTCCCTGCCAGATGCCAAGATTGTCCTGATTTAACTGTTCATCAGACAGACATTTAAATTAAAATGACCCCCATAATAATGTCAGACACCCAAAACAAGAGTCTAAAGTTGCCGCAGCCTCCTTTTCCTTTCTGTAGGAGAAATTCCCAACCCAGTTTGCAaacaatgcagttcctctggAGAGTGGAGTTCTGCACAATTTCTCACCACCCAACTGCAAAGTGAATGGAATCAGCTGAGTTGGGTGAACTCTTCCAAGTGTTACCCAGTAGCTACATGGCTACCTCTGTGGTATGTGCGCCCTCGATATAGCAGATTGGTTGCATACATTTTTTCAACCATCCCATTCATCTGAAAGGGGTCTGCAGAATCCCTTTTATCTGTATAGGGCTTGCAGAAATGCATGATGATTCTTAATTGCCCATAATTTGCTGTGTGGGTATGGGCAAAGTATTTCACACCAAAATcacagtgaaatctgcaccattttaccATGCTATTGAATGCTATGCAAATCTGCCCCGTAGTTCATATGTCATGAATTTTTACACATGTGGATTTACAGTTCTGTGTTATGGAAAATATAATGAGACATGAATTCTTGGAATGTTTCCTGTGTGGAAACTGCATGAGTCGGCCGCACCCCATTTTGCCCCATCGACAGGAactaaatccacatgcagatccgCATGAAAATCTGTGGCAcaactgcaacaccccagagggatgaccccggacacttgactacactgcagagctgggagggataagtgctggcttgttacggcggcacttaccaggctctggtccctgagggatatcacgtagccaaggccagagcaggatcacaGGCCACCTTCAACAcctctaggatagggaatgccaatatacgggttgatgggggtagtagtacttaTTCCACTGTTCCCACTGCTACGCGGCAGAGAAAAGAACactgagacttgtgtatagtaccttgggataccaggaacggttgaggcccagtataactttactGCAAGAATAAACTTTAACAAACAGGTATTCaaggcaatgcaggtacaattcactttaaatgCCAGCagactagagctcagaggtcagggaggatacacaggatgaatacggttctacagtccttgttatctgtacAGCACCGATCCTGGACtgagagcactccagaggaggaaagggggtaggggtcactccgcagactctctggcagacaattattgacaAGAAGGCTTAAACAAATATCACCCTGCACGGCAGATGCGTGGGTGTGTCAGTAgcatacctctgtgcggtgatccggACCTTggatggccgcacaggaaaaacCTGACGTGTGAAATGGTACCTGTacaatgggttcctctatacagaactagtttggattgctctctctctctgatgggtctcactccattcacatccagattTCACTCGCTATGGGATATTGCTCATCTTcccccatcttcacctacatggaagctgaaggtgctgctgtggctctgtgttagcactctctcaggtagACAAAATGtaagacctcttcccgctctcaagcactcttatttataccctcactcaaACCACATGatatgacaaactgatacatctacatgcaggcaatgattttattagtgttaacctctcaagcaccgcagctgtgcaacaaacacactggatatgacaggacaagctttacAATGTgaatctacataggacaaacatgtatgacatttatggaggggaccaggatggtgttctgagcCACTTCACAACTCTGATGCCAGAATCAATGTCAGGTCCACACCcgaaaaatccaacatggatctgAAAATCAAAAGCCCTATGCTTCGTTCATATTTGTGTTGAAGGCATTATTTAGTGTCTCCGTCACTGACTTCTGTGAAAGTCCTAGACAAAATCATGCTGCTTGCAGTGCTATTTCCTCCTTGAAAGCACTGGCGTGCATAACGGTGCCTAATGGAACTATAATATGTAGTGTTGCCATGCTACCATATCTTAGCTTCCAGCAGTACAATAAGGCTGTCATTGCTCGCCCACCCTATAATAACTCCTGTCCCAGTCCGTACATAAAACTTACAAGTAAGTTGCAGAAAATAGGAAAACAGAAAGTGTTTGCTCCAGTGACTAGCGTGAGATCTGCAatatttcaaaaatttttttatatgGATACTTACATTAAAAAACTCTAAAAAGGTTAAGATTTTTATGTTCAAAATCTGAGTAAAATATTATGACATTCAGTTGTCTTCTCAATATGTCACTTTCTGATAACACGTTCCTTATAAAGTGGTAAATCTGTGCTTGCAATGAGGGTAGATAATGTGCCTCCTGTGTCAATTATGGGATGATACCAATTTCATGATAGAGAATATGTTCCCATAAGCAAATCTTTCCTGCAGCAGTGACACCTCAAATTTCTATAATGCTATAAAAAGGTAGTTATTGTTATCTTAAACATGAACATGTATATGTCTGCAGGTATATTTCACAGCTCCAATTGACCTGATAAAAGTGAGATTGCAGAACCAAACTGAGTCATTCAAAAGACAAGCCAAGCTGGACAACCTGCAGGCTCGGTATCATGGGCCTGTTCACTGTGCTGCAAGCATATTCAAAGCAGAAGGCATTAAAGGTCTCTATAGGGGTTCAACTGCTTTGGTTCTTCGGGATGTGCCAACTACtggattatattttttaatttatgaaGTCCTTTGCAGGCGGATGACGAGTGTTGGTGAAATACCAGGTAATTCTAACACTGATGACTAAATGCCAGAACTATATAGTAAAGATATATAAGGTACAGCTTGGGGACCAAAGTCTTTATTAAGGGGCTATATGGGCATTTTGTGTATCCGGTCCATATAGCCTGTCTGACTGAGGGCACATTCtcgtttttatttttgcacatttcaTTTAAACCTAATAAATGTATTCATTGACTCAGCTAAGCATTCTGATTCTCAAGGGGTTATCAGGGAACATATCTTTTTTTCAGAGGTGCTAACAATGCTGTAAAAAAGTAATAGAAGCCATAATCACCTCAGTAGGTGAAAGAGAATCGCAATGCTTAATTAAAGATATAAATACATTTGTGTTAACTCTTTATATTTGATGTTTAGGTTCATGGACTATGCTGTTTGCTGGTGGTTGTGCTGGGACAGTGGGATGGGCGGCTGCGAACCCAATGGATGTCATAAAGAGCCGTTTGCAGATGGATGGGATTCAAGTTGTTCAATATCGTGGAATACTTGACTGTATTTCTAAGAGCATCAAACAAGAAGGGTTCCGTGTTCTCTGTAAAGGACTCACAGCAAACAGTGTCCGTGCCTTTCCTGTTAATGCAGTGACTTTTCTGAGCTATGAAAAGCTTCTGGTGACTTTTCGATAAATTTGTTACCAACTATGGTTTGTTTCAACAAATTATTTTTTATCATCATCTAGTTTATGTGTAGACTGATATAAAATCCTATAGAACTCAACCACAAAGTTAACCAAAAGCAAAAAGATATGTGTAGAGGCAAACCCAAGCATTGTATAGCCTTTCTCTACTTGAATATTATCGGAAAGCTTTGCAAGTTGCAAAAAACCATAAAAGTTATTGGAAGCAGTAAGACCCTTACGATAAGACCAACTTTCAACCACCTCATTGTTTGTCAGGGTCAGTATTTTAGATAGGCTTTCCATTACGAGACAGTGGTGTCTTGTGTTGGGGCAAGCATTGTAATGTTTTATGTTAAGGGAGCAATGGTTCTCCAGCAATCCCACTCCAAAAACAGAATTGGCGCTGATTACTTTGGCTAGCAACACCTGAGGACCACAGGTCTTTATTCTTTTAACCCTTCCAGATGGAATATAGTCTTAAGCTGCAATCTTAAGGCCCTCTCATTGTTTGTCAGGGCCAGTGTATAAGATACCGTAGGCTTTCCATTAGAGGTATCTTAGAAGATACTCAGGGATATTGATGTCTTGTGTTGGGCTCAGCATTGTAATGTTTTTGCATTAAGGGAGCAATGgttctcaagcagtcacactccaaaaacaGACTTGATGCTGGCTGCTTTGACTataggtcttcaccctttaaccgtTCCAGATGAAATATAGTCTTAAGCTGCAATGAATCTCTAGCGTGCATCACTACAGGAGCCACTCATATTTGGCGCAGACAAGAGGCCGAGTTGGACATGCCAGGGGTCAGTACCAGTCTGAATGACAGAGACAAAGGATTAATCACAAGGAGAGTTGAGgacaaaatagggtcattttccAGGAGGACAACAGGAACCAGGATGGCAGGCAAATAACAAGGTTAAACAGGGAAGTGGAGGTCAGAATCCAAGTAATCAGATAAGGTCAGGATACAGTCAACAGAACAGTTAAGGATAACAGaaagtacattaaaggggttgtcccgcggcagcaagtgggtctatacacttctgtatggccatattaatgcactttgtaatgtacattgtgcattaattatgagccatacagaagttatcaaaagtttttcacttacctgctccgttgctggcgccctcgtctccatggttgccgtctaattttcgccgtctaatggccaaattagacgtgcttgcgcagtccgggtcttcttatcttctcaatggggctccgtgtagctccgtatagctccgccccgtcacgtgccgattccagccaatcaggaggctggaatcggcaatggaccgcacagaagccctgcggtccacggagggagaagatgccggcggccatcttcaccgggtaagtaagaagtcaccggagcgcggggattcaggtaagcgctgaccggtgatcttttttaacccctgcatcagggttgtctcgcgccgaacgggggggggggggggggggggggggggttgaaaaaaaaaaaaaaaaccgtttcggcgcgggacaacccctttaagaggaaaaCAGATAATCTGATGAACAGCGTGCAGAACACGGACACAGTTCACAAGAAGACTCCACAATCACTGGCCAGGAGTGCAAACTGAACAGGTTTATATGGAACTCCCTGCTTGCTTATTGGCTCCGGAGAGTCATACCCTGATAGCTTTGCCAACCTGTCAGGCAGATTTCACTAGCAGACCAGGAAACACTGGAGCCAGATTAAAGGGACAGGCATACAGGAATAATACACAAGTTCCCTAATGCTACCACTAGGGCCAAAGAAATGAATCCCGACACATAGGTTCATGACAAGCATTAGGGATAGATTTGGGGAAGCTTTAGGGAAAGCTAGTTATGGTCAGTTACTGCTAAAAGATTTTTTAATCACTGGTTAACATTGATTGTTATTGAATTGAAACATGAATGGTTGCTTTCTGACTTGTGATCAATGTACTACAGTATATTACTAGTTTCATTTAAGTTGTAAACAAAATCAGTGCTCTGTACTACAGAATAGCTCAGTTAACCCTTTCATAGAACTGGCTGCACTGGCTCTGTACCTCCTATGCATGGTCAGTGGTTGTCAGGATTCTGTTGTCTTTCCAGGAATTAATCACTAGTGGCCACTGTTTCACACTTTTAAGTATTATTACTCCTTGCCACTGTAGGccgatgttttttttaaacttgcccTTAAACAAGATGGCCAATTTTGCCATCTAGTTTTTTGTTTGGGCCTACTTAAAgccatattcatcattgcactccaagcatgctctgtctgctcatcaTTGTCTGGAGCATCTCTGGAGCACATGCTCTGGTTGTTCATCATTGTGCTAACTGTACTGCATCCAAAAGCAGGGCTGAAAGCGGAGCATCAAAATGCGGCACCCAGCGTTATAGCTCTGGCCCAATTTATCCCGCAGACAGTTGTGCAGCATTGAAATGGATGCAGATGCAGCACAGATGTAGCAGTCAGAAGCCATTTCTCTGTCTGATGATGATTTGGAAGCCTGTATGGACTgaacactggtcaacactgaaattgttactgg
The Eleutherodactylus coqui strain aEleCoq1 chromosome 11, aEleCoq1.hap1, whole genome shotgun sequence genome window above contains:
- the LOC136582150 gene encoding solute carrier family 25 member 45-like isoform X1: MPSTEFVAGWISGALGLVVGHPIDTVKVRLQTQARYRGVLDCIVKTYKKETIWGFFKGMSFPVCSVAISNSLMFGSYSNALLYITGAESKDWKKRPQNYQIFLAGCCGGVVQVYFTAPIDLIKVRLQNQTESFKRQAKLDNLQARYHGPVHCAASIFKAEGIKGLYRGSTALVLRDVPTTGLYFLIYEVLCRRMTSVGEIPGSWTMLFAGGCAGTVGWAAANPMDVIKSRLQMDGIQVVQYRGILDCISKSIKQEGFRVLCKGLTANSVRAFPVNAVTFLSYEKLLVTFR
- the LOC136582150 gene encoding solute carrier family 25 member 45-like isoform X3, whose product is MSFPVCSVAISNSLMFGSYSNALLYITGAESKDWKKRPQNYQIFLAGCCGGVVQVYFTAPIDLIKVRLQNQTESFKRQAKLDNLQARYHGPVHCAASIFKAEGIKGLYRGSTALVLRDVPTTGLYFLIYEVLCRRMTSVGEIPGSWTMLFAGGCAGTVGWAAANPMDVIKSRLQMDGIQVVQYRGILDCISKSIKQEGFRVLCKGLTANSVRAFPVNAVTFLSYEKLLVTFR
- the LOC136582150 gene encoding solute carrier family 25 member 45-like isoform X2; the protein is MPSTEFVAGWISGALGLVVGHPIDTVKIWGFFKGMSFPVCSVAISNSLMFGSYSNALLYITGAESKDWKKRPQNYQIFLAGCCGGVVQVYFTAPIDLIKVRLQNQTESFKRQAKLDNLQARYHGPVHCAASIFKAEGIKGLYRGSTALVLRDVPTTGLYFLIYEVLCRRMTSVGEIPGSWTMLFAGGCAGTVGWAAANPMDVIKSRLQMDGIQVVQYRGILDCISKSIKQEGFRVLCKGLTANSVRAFPVNAVTFLSYEKLLVTFR